Proteins found in one Serratia plymuthica genomic segment:
- a CDS encoding GNAT family N-acetyltransferase, translated as MKIVLINAATLPIYRDELARLLTDAVTHGASVGYDTLIPHEDAESYFHSLRPALAKGELLLWIARDERGVIGTVQLELCQKPNGRNRAEVQKLLVHSRARRNGVGQALMKALERSALQQQRGLLYLDTQAASAAEALYRSLGYRCLGELPDYAAAPDGYYHPTVIYYKRLFTVNQTCPAIAS; from the coding sequence ATGAAAATTGTCCTGATTAATGCCGCTACACTCCCCATTTACCGTGATGAACTGGCTCGTCTGTTGACCGATGCAGTGACGCATGGGGCCTCTGTGGGCTACGACACGCTGATCCCGCATGAAGACGCAGAGAGCTACTTTCACAGCCTGAGGCCTGCCTTGGCCAAAGGAGAGCTGTTGCTGTGGATCGCCCGAGACGAGCGCGGTGTCATTGGCACGGTTCAGCTCGAGCTGTGTCAAAAACCGAATGGCCGTAACCGTGCTGAAGTGCAAAAATTGTTGGTCCACAGCCGCGCACGCCGCAATGGTGTCGGACAGGCTCTGATGAAGGCATTGGAACGGTCGGCGCTGCAGCAACAGCGTGGCCTGCTGTATCTCGACACACAGGCGGCTTCCGCCGCAGAAGCGCTGTATCGCTCACTGGGCTATCGCTGTCTGGGAGAATTGCCCGACTATGCCGCCGCACCCGATGGTTACTATCACCCGACGGTCATTTATTACAAACGCCTGTTCACGGTTAACCAAACCTGCCCCGCCATCGCCAGCTAG
- the coaA gene encoding type I pantothenate kinase, whose amino-acid sequence MIKRDQSLTTPYLQFDRTQWAALRDSVPLTLSEEEIVKLKGINEDLSLEEVAQIYLPLSRLLNFYISSNLRRQAVLEQFLGTDGQKIPYVIGIAGSVAVGKSTTARLLQALLSNWPEHRSVELITTDGFLHPNKVLNERGLMKKKGFPQSYDMHSLVKFVSEVKSGAKRVTAPVYSHLIYDVVPDGNKVIEQPDILILEGLNVLQSGMDYPHDPHHVFVSDFVDFSIYVDAPEQLLQTWYINRFLKFRQGAFSNPDSYFHNYAKLPETEAISIATQLWNEINGLNLQQNILPTRERASLIMTKSANHAVEHVRLRK is encoded by the coding sequence ATGATAAAAAGAGATCAATCTTTAACGACGCCTTACCTTCAGTTCGATCGTACCCAGTGGGCTGCGTTGCGAGATTCGGTGCCACTGACGCTGTCAGAAGAAGAGATCGTTAAACTAAAAGGGATTAACGAAGATCTCTCTTTGGAAGAGGTGGCACAGATTTATCTGCCGCTATCGCGTCTGCTGAACTTCTATATCAGTTCCAACCTTCGTCGTCAGGCCGTACTTGAACAATTCCTCGGCACCGATGGCCAGAAAATTCCTTATGTCATCGGTATTGCAGGCAGCGTTGCCGTAGGTAAAAGCACCACCGCACGTTTGCTGCAGGCATTACTTAGCAATTGGCCGGAGCATCGCAGCGTTGAACTGATCACCACCGACGGTTTCCTGCACCCTAATAAGGTGCTGAACGAACGTGGGCTGATGAAGAAAAAAGGATTCCCTCAGTCTTACGATATGCACAGTCTGGTGAAATTCGTTTCTGAGGTGAAGTCCGGCGCCAAACGCGTGACCGCCCCCGTGTATTCACATCTGATCTATGATGTTGTTCCGGATGGTAATAAGGTTATTGAGCAACCGGACATTCTAATTCTTGAAGGGTTAAACGTATTACAAAGCGGAATGGATTATCCTCACGATCCCCATCACGTATTTGTTTCCGACTTTGTTGATTTCTCAATATATGTCGACGCACCTGAACAGTTATTGCAAACCTGGTACATCAATAGGTTCCTGAAATTCCGTCAGGGTGCGTTTTCTAATCCTGATTCTTATTTCCACAACTACGCAAAGCTGCCAGAAACGGAGGCCATCAGCATTGCCACTCAGCTATGGAATGAGATTAATGGATTGAATTTACAGCAAAATATTCTTCCAACCCGTGAGCGAGCCAGTCTGATAATGACGAAAAGCGCTAATCATGCCGTCGAACACGTCCGTTTGAGAAAATAA